The Dethiosulfovibrio peptidovorans DSM 11002 genome has a window encoding:
- a CDS encoding ABC transporter ATP-binding protein, whose amino-acid sequence MTTSEPSPLVNMRGIVKSFQGIRANDEVDLSVKPGEVMALLGENGAGKSTLMNVLSGIYRPDGGSIEIDGEECSFGSPHDAIARGIGMVHQHFMLVPSQTVWENMILGSADLPQILPKKKIISDIESISRQYGLDVDPEALIWQLSIGEQQRVEILKTLYRNAKVLILDEPTAVLTPQEARNLFSTVKKMTSEGRGVIFISHRLDEVMEISDRITVLRKGKLIGTVDTCKSCKERIAEMMIGRRVSLEMDKKNLSPGNVTYSLFEITALSDRGLKALDQVSFDLREREILGIAGVAGNGQTELCEVMAGLRRLVSGNLFLGGKDITGKGARELIDAGVRYIPADRRGTGMVSNMDVGENSTLKRYWRSPVAHGVIIDWKIVIKHALNIIKNFNVDTPSVGTPVRNLSGGNIQKLMLGRELSDVPKILIAMNPTWGLDVAATRFVREQLLDEREKGASVLLISEDLDELLALSDRLAVMYRGSIMGIVDEPSSFGVEKIGMMMAGTRMDELGRTKA is encoded by the coding sequence ATGACGACGTCGGAACCAAGCCCTTTGGTCAATATGAGAGGAATCGTAAAATCCTTTCAAGGCATCAGAGCTAATGACGAAGTGGACCTCTCGGTCAAACCGGGGGAGGTAATGGCGCTTTTAGGGGAAAACGGAGCCGGGAAATCCACCCTGATGAACGTACTTTCCGGCATATATCGTCCCGACGGAGGGTCTATCGAGATCGACGGAGAAGAGTGTTCCTTCGGATCCCCTCACGACGCGATAGCCAGAGGTATAGGTATGGTACACCAGCACTTCATGCTGGTCCCCTCTCAGACGGTATGGGAAAACATGATCCTGGGTTCCGCCGACCTTCCTCAGATACTTCCGAAAAAAAAGATCATATCCGATATAGAGTCAATATCCCGTCAATACGGCCTGGACGTCGATCCCGAGGCCCTGATATGGCAGCTTTCCATAGGAGAACAGCAGAGGGTCGAGATACTCAAGACCTTATACAGAAACGCCAAGGTCCTGATACTCGACGAACCAACGGCGGTCCTCACCCCTCAGGAAGCCAGAAATCTATTCTCCACCGTAAAGAAAATGACCTCCGAGGGAAGAGGCGTGATCTTCATATCTCATAGACTGGACGAGGTAATGGAAATTTCAGACAGGATCACCGTCCTCAGAAAGGGGAAACTCATAGGCACGGTGGACACCTGCAAATCCTGCAAGGAACGGATAGCCGAGATGATGATCGGCCGAAGGGTATCGCTGGAGATGGATAAAAAAAACCTTTCCCCAGGAAACGTCACATACAGCCTGTTCGAGATCACAGCTCTCAGCGATCGAGGTCTCAAGGCTCTGGACCAGGTATCTTTCGACCTCAGGGAAAGGGAGATACTGGGGATAGCGGGAGTCGCCGGAAACGGACAGACCGAACTGTGCGAGGTCATGGCCGGTCTCAGAAGGCTGGTCTCGGGAAATCTCTTCCTCGGCGGAAAAGATATAACCGGGAAAGGGGCCAGAGAACTGATAGACGCGGGAGTTCGCTACATACCTGCGGATAGACGGGGAACCGGCATGGTCTCCAACATGGACGTAGGGGAAAACTCCACCCTCAAGAGATATTGGAGAAGCCCAGTAGCTCACGGCGTTATCATAGACTGGAAGATAGTTATCAAACACGCTTTGAACATCATAAAGAACTTCAACGTGGATACGCCCTCGGTGGGAACCCCTGTCAGGAATCTATCGGGAGGTAACATTCAAAAACTGATGCTCGGTAGAGAGCTCAGCGACGTTCCTAAGATCCTGATAGCGATGAATCCTACATGGGGGTTGGACGTGGCGGCGACCAGGTTCGTCAGGGAACAGCTTCTGGACGAGAGAGAGAAAGGGGCCTCCGTTCTTCTGATATCCGAGGACCTGGACGAGCTGTTGGCTCTGAGCGATCGCCTGGCTGTGATGTACAGAGGTTCGATAATGGGGATCGTCGACGAGCCATCGTCGTTCGGGGTGGAGAAGATAGGCATGATGATGGCCGGAACCAGGATGGATGAACTGGGGAGGACCAAGGCATGA